The Rhododendron vialii isolate Sample 1 chromosome 1a, ASM3025357v1 region aaaaaatttaatttagtaTGAACAACTTCACAAAAGCTAATAAATtataatgcaaaaaatattagTGAAAACGGGGCCTGAGTACGTTTCAAAGTTATATCACTTGCTATTCGATAAACATATTTCATTACGtaattaaagatcttgatgacTAGTCCTTAAAATAAACGATATCATATCGACCATTAAAAGGTCGCGTACATATCCacacattcatttttttttctttttcttttttgaaagaaaataattttcacatttcTTTTTTGTGATTGCACTCCCTTTCTTATCTTTTAGTAAAAcatttacatataattttttttattaaaaaacaagaaaatgagtgtgtgtgtgtgcgcgcgcgtgtgtgtgtgtatatatatagatcaggtcaggaggtgtggaccggagctccggtccgcacctccccatttctcacatttctcgattgaatttcgatgatccgagctgcttaatgtgatcagaacatgattttaagggtacccgcgcaaaatcagcaaaaaaaaatgactgggaagggcttgatctgagtagtttggatcatcgaaattcaatcgagaaATAGGAGGTGCGGACGGGTGCGGACCGTAAGGGTGTGAacttgatccggactgtatatatatatatttataaaaaaaagatgagaaaatcATTGCCTTTTTTAAAATGATTCATTTCTCCTCCCTCAAAAGGAATGTGATTTTGtcatttcatttttaattttattttcttacataaTCAACACACAAAATGAAATGCTAGTAGATAAAAGTGAAAtgccaaaattaatttccttctAAAAAACCTATTTCGCGGAAGCACACTCTTTATATCGTACTAGGGTTTTCCAAGTCCTCCGTTCGCCTACAAAAAGCGCACATACAACAACTAGGGTTTTCCGTATTCCTGCTGAACTCGgccgcacagagagagagagagatagagagagagaatgggagtGTTCACGTTCGTTTGCAGGAGCTCAGGCGACGAGTGGAGCGCCAAGCAGCTAAAGGGCGACGTGGAGGCCTCAGCCGGGTCCACCTTTGAGTTGCAGAGGAAGCTCGTCCAGGCCGCTCTATCCTGTGATTCCTCTGGTGGAGTCCAGTCTTCTTTCTCCTTCGTCACTCCCTCTTCCGCTGTCTTCCAGGTccccccaatctctctctttatttctctctaatcTCTTTAGATCTATGTTGGGTTTACGAGTTTTATTGCATAAAACAAGTCGTTTGGCTTTTAGATCGAAATCACGATCTGGGTTGTCCTTGATTTTTGCTTTGGTGTAACGAAATCTTTTGTGATGTTGCATAAGATATGGcctttgtttgtttatttattgcTAAGTAAAAGGTGGCGGAGGGGGCGACCAGGCATAGCAACCCTCCCTGGGAAACCCTAGACCCGCGACCAAAGAGCTATAGCAACTTCCACCCGCCAAGGGCTAGTGGGCCACAGCCGGGCTTCACGGGAGGACCAGTTTTGGGAGGGCATTGTTAGCATAACTCGAACCCGTGACCTACGGCCCAAACTTTGTGTGAGTAAGCCATGAGCCACTAGGCTACCCCCCTTGGTGGAGGCCTTCGTTTATTTAATCTTATCATTGCTAGCTCtgtatgagaataaattctcaGAAAGGGAAGTATGAGAAAAAATAGAGGGAAAATTTTGGCCAGTTCTTTCTCTTACTCTCTTCCCCTGTTCCCAACAATGCTAAATGTTGGAGAATCATTAAATTACGGTTTATCATATCGGCATAAATTTGTCATAGTACTCCAACTAGGAATTTTGATCATGAAAACAGAGAGACTGAAGCTTCATTCATTTGCTGGATACTTTCTAATGAAGAATGTCATTGC contains the following coding sequences:
- the LOC131308321 gene encoding large ribosomal subunit protein P3-like, with protein sequence MGVFTFVCRSSGDEWSAKQLKGDVEASAGSTFELQRKLVQAALSCDSSGGVQSSFSFVTPSSAVFQVIVGGGGGGGGFIGGGAAAAAAPAGGAPAAEAPPAEEKKEEKEESDDDMGFSLFD